In Komagataeibacter sucrofermentans DSM 15973, the genomic window GGCGGCGTTCTTCTGAAGTTTTTAAAAAAAGCTTCACCAAAAACTTTTGTTTTTAAAGAGTTAAGGCTGTTTCAGGCCCTCTTTTGCCACGGCGGGGCGGAAGGCATTGCGCAGTTCAATGCACGTCGCCACCAGCATGAAGCCCAGATAGAACTTCAGCAGCGTGCCCAGAATGCCCCCATAGCGGGGGGCCAGCAGGTCCAGCCCGATGGTGATCAGCGTGAAGATAACGAAAATACCGGCAATGCCCATGTCTGTTTCTCCGTAAAGGGGGCGGGTCAGCCCTTGACCGGGGTCAGGGCGGCGCGTCCGTTCAGCACGGCCTCCACGTTATCGAGTGCCAGCATGCCCATGTCGCTGCGTGTCTCGGTGGTGGCGCTGCCCACATGCGGGGTCAGGAACACGTTGGGCAGTTCGAGAAAGCGCGGATCGGGGTTGGGTTCGTTGCGGTACACATCCAGCCCGGCGGCGGCAAGCTGGCCGCTTTTCAGCGCCGCGATCAGCGCATCCTCATCCACCAGCGCGCCACGGGCGGCATTGATGAAAATGGCCCCCCTAGGCAGGCGGCCGAGCAGGTCGGCATTGATCATGCCGTCGGTCTCGGGTGCCGCAGGCAGGTGCAGGCTCAGGATATCGCAATGCGGCAGCATGTCGGTCACGGTGCTGAAATAGGTTGCCCCTTCCTCCTGCCCGGCAGGCAGGCGGCGGCGGTTGGAATACATCACCTGCATGTCAAACCCGCGCGCGCGTTTCGCCACGGCGCGGCCAATGCGCCCCATGCCCACAATGCCCAGCCGCTTGCCGCTGATGCGCGTGCCCAGCATCTCGTCCATGGCCAGGCCGCGCCCCCAGCCCTGGCGCATCAGCGTGGTGTATTCGCCCGCCCGGCGCGCTGCGGCAAGCATAAGCAGCATAGCCATGTCGGCATTGCAGTCGGTCAGCACGTCGGGCGTGTTGGTCACGATGATGCCGCGCGCGTGCAGGGCGGATATGTCGAGATGGTCAGTGCCGACGCTGACGGTGGCCACGATTTTCACGCAGTCGGGCAATTGGGCCACATCGTCGTGGCGCAGCGGCAGGCTGGTGGAAATCAGGATGGCCTGCGGCTGGAACGCCCGGGCAGCATCAAGCAGTTCGCGCGTTGTGAGTTTATGCTCCGATACGCCAGATATGTTAAAACTCTGTTCAATACGCTGCATTACGGGAAGGGTCTGGCGCTGGGTCAGCAGAAGGCGGGGACGGGTGTCGGACATGGGGTATGGTTTCTCCTGCCAGATGGGTGCATGCGGGGGGCGGTCATGCCCATGATTGCGTGCGAAAGGGTTATCCTAAGAACATGACGGGTCAAGAGACGGTTTCCATCACGCCGGACCTTATGCTGCGTGCCTACAGGGCGGGGCTGTTTCCCATGGCGCCCGATGCCCGTTCCGATGATCTGGAATGGTTCTATCCCGAGATGCGGGGCATCCTGCCGCTTGATGATGGCTTCCATGCATCGCGCAGGCTCATGCGCACGGTGCTGTCGCCGCGTTTCGAGGTCACGACCGACCACGATTTCCCCGCCGTGATGGATGGCTGCGCGGAACCTGCGCCAGGGCGCGAGAATACATGGATCAACCCGCGCATCCGCGCCCTGTTCTGCCAGCTTCATGGCATGGGCCATGCCCATAGCGTGGAAGTGCGCCATGAGGGCCGTCTGGTGGGCGGGCTGTATGGCGTGGTGATCGGGCAGGCCTTTTTTGGCGAGAGCATGTTCAGCCGCATGCGTGATGCCTCGAAGGTGGCGCTGGTGCATCTGGTCGCCCGGCTGCGTCTGGGCGGATTCACGCTGCTCGATACGCAGTTCGGCACCACCCACCTTGCCGGGTTTGGCGGGGTCGAGATCCCGGCCGATGACTACATGCGCCTGCTGGGCCGCGCGGTTGCGGGGCAGGCGGCATGGGTGGGCAATGATGAGGGCACGCGGCTGCATGCCGCCCTGCTGGCCCTGCGGGGCGGGGTGGAGGGGGCAGGCGGTTGACAGGGCCACGCATGCGGGCTTCCGTCTGCGCAGATGAAAGGGAATATGTGATGAAGCATGCAACGGCCCGCCCGGCGCGGCGCGCGATGATGAGGCGCATGCGGCTGCCGGGCCGGGTGGCGCTCGTGGCGGCGGCGCTGTCCGCCACGGGGCTGTGCGCCGCGCGCGCGCAGGATGGCGCGAGTGTGCATCCGCCGCTTACCCCCACCCGCGACGTGCAGGTGGACTATAACGTGCAGCCCGATGGCGTGCCCGAGCCCAAGCCCATCCGCACATGGTTCGCCTATAATGGCGGGCTGATGCGAATCGACAGCCCGCAGGGCATGGGCGAGACGATTCTCAACCGCATGAGCCGCCAGGTCACCATCATCATCAACCCGCAGAAGGTGTACAGCCAGCTCGATGCCCGCTATGGCATCCGCAACCCCTTCCTGCTTGACCTGTCCATGACGTTTGCGCGCAAGGGCACGTCGAGCGTTGCAGGTGTGGCCTGCACGCAGTGGGATGTCACGACCGACCAGGGCAACGCCACCGCCTGCGTGACCGATGATGGCGTGGTGCTGCAGGAGATCGGGGTGGATGGCGACGGGCTGAAAGGCCGGCTTGAGGCGACGAAAGTGGTCTACGGCCCCATACCCGACAGCATGTTCCAGCCGCCCGAGGGCTACCGCAAGGTCGAGCCGCCACCGCCGCCCGGCACGCCTGCGGCCAAGGACAACAAGGGCGGCTGACCGCCAGCCCGTTTTTTTCAAGGATTGCATGACGTGACACGGATTACCCCAGCCCTGGGCCGGGCCTGCCTGCTGGCCTGCCTGCTGGCGGCTGGCGCAGGCAGCGCGCGGGCCGCCGATGAGGCTTCATCCCCCTATGTCACCCCGCAGGCCGATGTGGACGTGACCTACACCATCTACCCCCCGCACGACACGAGCCAGACCATGAGCCAGCGCATGCGGTGGTCGGCCAGCCGCATGATGCAGCGCGTCGATCCCGCCAATGCCACCACCTACATGATTACCGATTACCGCGCGGGCACGCTGACGGTGGTGAACGCCGACCAGAAGATCAAGACCATCATTCCCGCCCCCGGGGCTGCCAATGTGCAGATGGGCCAGCGCGCGCAGGGCAGCTGGCTGCGCACCGGCGTCTCAAAAGTGGCGGGCCTGCCCTGCGCCCTGTGGCAGACGCAGGACACCGACCAGCGCTCCAGCGAGATCTGCTACACCGATGATGGCGTGATGCTTGAGGTTATCCGCGATGGCAAGGTCATGGTCGAGGCGACATCGGTCAACCATGCCACGCAGGATGCGAGCGTGTTCGAGACCCCGCCGGGGCTGAAGGAACTGCGCGCGGCCCATCCGTAACGCTCCGGTCCGCTTTATGGCATGAAAAGGGCACCCCCTGCCCGTAAATCGCCATGTCCATCTGGTCTAGACGGTTCTGGCGGGGCTGTGTGCCCCACCGGAACAGGACAATCAGGAAACAGGTCATGAAGAACATGGGGCGTATTGCAGCGGGGCTGACCCTTCTTGCCGCAATGGCAGTGGCGGCGCCGCAGGCCCAGGCCCATGGGCGTGGCGCGGGCGATGCGTTTGCAGGCGGGCTGGTGGGTGGCCTGGTGGGCGGTATCGTTGGCGGTGCCATGGTTGATGCCTTTGGCCCGCCGCCGCCCCCTCCGCCGCCGGTCTATTACCGCCCGCCGCCGCCGCCCCCACCGGTGGCCTATTATGCGCCGCCGCCTCCGCCCCCGCCGGGCGCGTTCTATGGCCCGTATGGCCCGCCGCGCCCGTATTACTGACCTTTGGCGCCAGCCTGTAGTGTGAGGGCTGTAATGGCCTTGCGCACGGCAGCCACATGGTTCGTGACCTTGACCTTGCGCCATGCATGCACGAGGTGGCCGGTTGCATCGACAAGGAAGGTCGCGCGTTCGATGCCCATGTATTTGCGGCCATACATCGATTTTTCCACCCACACGCCATAGGCCTCGGTCACGCTTCCATCCGTGTCGGAGGCAAGCGGAAAGGTGAGGGCATGGTCGGCTGCGAATTTCTCGATGGCGGCCATGCCATCGCGCGAGACGCCGATCACGCTCACGCCATCTTTCTGCAGGTCGGCCAGGGCGGCCTCGAATTCACAGGCCTCCTTCGTGCAGCCCGAGGTATTGGCCTTGGGGTAGAAATACAGCACGAAGGGATGGCCCTTCTCGTCCTTCAGGCTGACCGTGCGGCCGCCGCTTGCGGGCATGTCAAAATCGGGGACGGCGCTACCGGGTTCGGGAAAGGGGATGGAAGCCTTGCTCATGACCTGCCTTGCTGCTCTGGGTGCGGGAGCCACGTCACGCGCTGGCCCCCGGCGGGGTTGAAACGGGGGCGATCATGCAACGCTTCAGGCGGCGGGGAAACCACCGTCATGCCCATCATGCGCGCCATCGGGCGCATCCGTGAGCGGAATCAGCCGATCGAACACGCCTGTGACATCATTGGCCATGCGGTCCATGCGGCGCAGCAGCCCCGCCGCATCGGCGGCCCCGACCTCGCCCGTCAGGATCTCAAGGCTTGCGGGCGCAATGGTGTCGGGCACGTCATGGCCACAGATGATGCGGATCAGCCCCTGCAACGCCCGCCAGAACAGATCGGCCCGGCGCAGCAGGCGAGCATCGGCCATGCTGATCTCGCCCAGCCGCGCCAGCCGCAGCAGCGCCGTGCGGGTGGACTGGCTGCGGCATGCGGGCGAGCGCGCCACGAGCTGCAGCCCTTGGGCCACGAATTCCACATCCATCAGCCCGCCCCGGCGGCGCTTTATGTCCCACGGGCTGGAGGCGGGGCGTTCGCGCGCCAGGCGTTCGCGCATGTGGCGCACGTCATGGAGCACCCGTGCGCGGGCCTGCGCCGTGTCGGGCGCGTGGTCAAGCGCGGTGGCAATGGCGGCATTCAGCGGGCCTGCAAGCCCGGGCGGCCCGGCCACCACCCGCGCGCGGGTCAGCGCCATGCGCTCCCATGTCCAGGCGGATTCGGCATGGTAGCGGCGGAAGGCGGAGAGCGAGACCGCCACGGGCCCCTTCGAACCCGAGGGGCGCAGCCGCATGTCCACCTCATAGAGCGGGCCTTCGCGCCCCGGCGCGGTCAGCGCCGCGACAAAGGCATGCGCCAGCCGCACGTAATAGGTTCCGGCGGAAAGGGGGCGGGCACGCGGGCCATCGCTGGCGCTGACCACGCTCTCGCCCGCCTCCTCGGGGTGGTCGAACACCACCATCAGGTCCAGGTCCGAGCCGGGCATCATCTCGCGCGAGCCGACCTTGCCCAACGCCACCACCGCCACCGCGCCGCCGGGCACGATGCCGTGGCGCTGGCGGTGCTCGGCGCTGACCAGGCGCAGCAGGCCGCGCATGACCGTCTCGGCCATGGCGGTGCGGGCGCGGGCGGCGCGGTCTTCGCTCATGCGGTGCTCAAGGCGGGCGACCGACAGGCGGAACTCCTCGCCACAGACCAGCCCGCGCAGCACCGGCAGCACCTGCTCGGCCGACTGCGCCGCCGCCACCTGCCGCCGCGCCAGGGCTGTCACCGTGCTGACCGCGCCGGGGCCGCCATCCATGTCAAGCAGGCCATCGAGCGCGGAGGGGGTCTCGGCCAGGTGGTCCGCCAGGAAGGGCGCGCAGTCCAGCACGGTCACGATGCGGTGGATCAGGGCGGGATTGCGCTCGAGCAGCGACAGGAACTGCACCCCCGCCCACTGCCGCTCGAGCAGCGCATCGAAGCGGCGCAGCACGGCCAGCGGCTGCTGGCGGCGGCCCATCTCGGCCAGCAGGCCGGGCAGCAGGCGGCGCAGCAGCTTGCGGGCGCGGTCCGAGCGCAGGGCGCGCAGGCGGTTGCCTTCCCACCGGTTGAGAATGGCCAGCGCGTCGTTGATGTCAGCCGCGGGAAAGCCGTGCGCGCGCAGGCGGTCGGCGGCATCGGCATCCTCGGGGGCGATGGTGATGTCCTCGCGGCCGCTTTCGGCAAACTGCTGGTCAAAGATGCGCCGCGAACGCTGCATGACCGCAAGCAGGCTGCTGGGCAGTTCATCGGGCGGGCCCATGTTCATGAAGGTGGCGAAGCGCGCGAATCCGTCCTCCGTGTCGGGCAGGCTGTGGGTCTGGTGGTCGAGGCGCATCTGCAGCCGGTGCTCGGCCTGCCGCAATATGCGGTAATTGCGGGCCAGTATTGCGGATTGTTCACGCGCCAGCAGGCCTGCCCGGCGCAGCCTGCGCAGCGCGCCCAGCGTGGTGGGGTCGCGCAGTTCCGGCCTTCTGCCACCCCATACAAGCTGCAGGGCCTGAGCTACGAATTCCACCTCGCGGATGCCGCCCTGCCCGAGCTTGACATTCTGGCCCAGCAGCCAGCGCAAGGCAGTGTCGGGGTTGCTGATATCTTCCGCGCGCAGGCTGTCCAGATTGGCGTGCCCTGCGTTACGGTGGCGGTCGATGCGGGCTTTCATGTCATGCAGATCATCAATTACCGCGAAATCCAGATGGCGGCGCCAGATGAACGGATGAATGGTTTTGAGGAAACGGCGCCCCGCCGTGATGTCGCCCGCCACGGGCCGCGCCTTGGTCATGGCCGCGCGTTCCCATGTGCGGCCCATGCTCTCGTAATACTGTATGGCGGCGGGAAACGACACGGCGGCGGGGGTCGCGCTCGGATCGGGTCGCAGCCGCAGGTCCATGCGGAAAACGTAACCATTTGCATCACGCGCTTCCATAAGCGTGACAAGATCGCTAGTCATGCGCACAAAGGTATGTCGCAGTTCCCCATTGCCGGGGTGGCGGTCCGGGTCATACAGAATGATCAGGTCTATGTCCGAGGAGTAGTTCAGTTCCCGCGCGCCCAGCTTCCCCATCGCCAGAACCACGAAGCCGCTGCCCCGGCACGGGGTTTCGGGGTAACGCAGGCGCAGGCGTCCGGTCTCGTGCGCGTGGAGCAGCAGATGCCTGAGTGCCGTGTTCAGCGCGTTCTCGGCCAGTTCGCTCAGCGCCAGGGTCACCTGCTCCAGCGACCATGCGCCCCCGATATCGGCCAGCGCTATGGCCAGCGCCGCCTGACGCTTGGCCTCGCGCAGTTCGGCCATGATCTCGGCGCGGGGCGTTGCGGGCGGCACGGTATCGAGTGCGGTAAGGATGCGCCGCACGCAGGTTTCCGCGCCTTCATGCACAAGGGTGGCGAAGGCTTCCGTATCACGCAGTGCCAGGTCGGACAGGTAGGGGCTGTTGCCCCCCAGCGCATCAAGCATGGGCATGATGCCCGGCGTGGCCGCCAGGTCGGGCAGGCCTGCGCGCGCGCACGCATCGGACAGGTTCTCGCGCAGGATGCGGGCGGCACGTGGGTCGGCGGGTCGGGGCCATGTGCATCCCTGCCACGAGGCATGTGGCGCGGGCAGGGGCGGGGTTGGCTGATCCATGGAGAAATGTCCGGCAAGAGACTGGGAATGAACGCTTATTGGCGCGGGAGCGTAGCGTGGACGGCATGACGCAGGCAGGTCAAGCCTCGCCGCCGCCCGGTGGCACGCCGCAACGCCCGAGCCGCGTGCGCCGCGCGGTACTGGCCGCGGGCCGCGTGGTGGTGTGGCTGGTGCTGCTGTGCATTACGCTGCCTGCGGTGCTGCTGCTGGTGCTGACCCTACGCCTTTCGGCAGGGCCGCTTGAGGTCACGCCGGTGGTGCGCCTGTTCATGCCGCTGCCCGTGGCCCATGGGCGCAGGCATGCGGATATTATTGGCAGCCTGTCGGCGGCGCATGTGCGGCTGGGCTGGAATGCGATGCATGAGGGGCTGCGCGCGCCGTTCGTGATCTGGGTGGAGGATGTGCGCATCGCGCGGCGCGATGGCGCCGTGGCCGATACGCTGCGCCGGGGGCGCATTACGCTCGATAGCCCGGCGCTGGCGCATGGCGTTGTCCGTATTCTTGAACTGTCGGTCTCGCACGGGCGGTTGCAGCTTGCGCGTAGCCGCGAGGGCAAGATCGGCCTCGACCTGGGGCCGGATACTCCCTACCCGCCGCATGAGAAGGAAGAACCCTCGCCGCTGGACATGAGCGCGCTGCGCAGGGCCATGGTGTCGGACACGCATGTGCAGTTCACCGATCGCATGACCGGGCGCAACTGGCGGCTGGGCGAGGCGGATGCCCGGCTGAAGGTGGTGAACGATACCGGGCAGAAAGGGGTGGAAGGCGATATCCGCCTCGGGCTGGAAGGCAATGGCGAGCGGCTGGTGCTGCACGGCCAAGGCATCCATGCCGGCCCCCGCCATGTTGACTGGACCCTAGTGCTCGACCCCATCAGCCCGGCGGCCTTTGCGCCGGGGCAGAAGCAGGTCGCCCCGCTTGACCTGCCGGTGGGCGGGCGGTTGCAGGTTGCTTTCCGTGATGGGGGGCAGGATCAGGGCTTCCTCATGCCGCGTGATTTCACGCTGCACCTCGATGCGGGCAACGGGCAGGTCACCACGCGCAAGGCCGGGCAGTTTTTGGTGGGCGAGGGGGTGGCCGACCTTGTCGGTTCACTGGGGCCGGGACCGGCCAACGCGCCGTTTGATGGCCCGCTGAAGGTGGCGCTGCGCAACCTTGAACTGCATCTGCGCGCACCGGGCCATGCCGATGATGATGGCAGCGGCCCCACGCTGAACGCCACGGCCGCACTCAGCGCCGCATCACTGATGAAGCCTGCCAACGTCCAGCTTGACGTAGGCGCGCATGCGCGGGCGCTGGAGTTTGAAACGCTGGGTGCGTTCTGGCCGCCCGCCGCCATGAAGGGCGCGCGCCGGTGGGTGACCGAAAACATACCGCATGGCCATGTGCGGCAGTTGCAGGTCAATATGGGCCTGACCAGCCACAAGGGCTGGGGGGGGCTGGATCTCGCCTCGCTTGGCGGCACGATCGATGCCGACGCGATGGAACTGCACTGGCTCAGCCCCATTCCGCCGCTGCACGACATGGATGCCCACCTGACCTTTGATGGTCCCGACGAGATCATGATCCATTTCGGCCATGCGTACCAGCTTGTTGACCTTGCGGGGCGGCATGTCGATGCCACCGGCACCGGGCGGATCGAGGTCGGCCCCGGCTCCATGCGCATTACCGGCCTGAACGAGAAGGTGCAGGTAGGCGACATCAACGTGACCCTGCTGGGCAATGCGCGCGACGTGCTGGCGCTGCTGGCCGAGCCCCGGCTCAATGTACTCTCGCGCCACCCCATGTCGTTCACGCACCCGTCGGGGCGGGCCAATGTGTCGCTGCACATAGCCCTGCCGCTCGATGCGCATGTGCGCCTCGACCAGATCGACCTGCGCAGCCATACCGATCTTGCGCAGGTGCATCTGGGCAATGTGGTGGTGGGGCGCCCGCTTGATAATGGCATCCTGGGCATCGACGCCACCACCAACGGCCTGCTGCTGCAGGGCACGGGCGTGCTGGCGGGCATTCCCTCGAGCGTGATCTACACCATGGACTTCCGCAGCGGGCCGATGGTCCATGCGGTGGAAAGCGCCAGCCTGCAGGGCCATGTCACGCCGGAGGGGGTGAAGCGGGCCGGATTTGAGATGGGCGAGCATTTCTCGGGCAGCGCCCTGCTTGATGTGGATTACGACCGCTACGTGGGCGGCAAGGCGCAGGTGAATATCGACCTCGATCTTGATCGCGCGGCGCTGGCCATACCCATCTGGTCCAAGAAGGTGGGGCAGGAGGCCAATGCCTCGGTCGAGCTTGACCTCGACCATGGGCAGATTGCAGGCATCGAGAACATGCGCGCCGTAGGCCCCGACCTGCTGATTGATGGCCATGCCGAGACCGCAGGCGGGGTGACGCGCCGGCTGGTGCTGCGTGGCTTCCGTATCGGGCGCTCGATGGGCAATGCCTCGGTGCTGCTGCCGCAGCGCGAGAACGACCCCATTGGCGTGAACGTGGCGGCCAGGGTGCTTGACCTCTCGCCGCTGGTCTCGTTCCAGACCGCGCCCGACAGCACGGCGGCGACCAAGGTGGCCGCCCACCAGGGCGATAGCGGTGGCTACCACATGCCTGAAATGGCGACCGGACGGGTCAACGGCCCGCCGGGCCGCCGGTGGGATCTGAACGTGGATGCCCGCACCCTGTATTACGGCCCCACCGATACGCTGACCAACGTGCATAGCCACCTTGAAACCAATGGCGTGCGCCTGACCCGTGGCGTGCTGACGGTGGAAGGCCCGGTGCCCGCGCAGGCGCACCTGACCCAGCAGGGCAATGTCCGCCTGCTTGACGT contains:
- a CDS encoding D-glycerate dehydrogenase — translated: MSDTRPRLLLTQRQTLPVMQRIEQSFNISGVSEHKLTTRELLDAARAFQPQAILISTSLPLRHDDVAQLPDCVKIVATVSVGTDHLDISALHARGIIVTNTPDVLTDCNADMAMLLMLAAARRAGEYTTLMRQGWGRGLAMDEMLGTRISGKRLGIVGMGRIGRAVAKRARGFDMQVMYSNRRRLPAGQEEGATYFSTVTDMLPHCDILSLHLPAAPETDGMINADLLGRLPRGAIFINAARGALVDEDALIAALKSGQLAAAGLDVYRNEPNPDPRFLELPNVFLTPHVGSATTETRSDMGMLALDNVEAVLNGRAALTPVKG
- the aat gene encoding leucyl/phenylalanyl-tRNA--protein transferase; the protein is MTGQETVSITPDLMLRAYRAGLFPMAPDARSDDLEWFYPEMRGILPLDDGFHASRRLMRTVLSPRFEVTTDHDFPAVMDGCAEPAPGRENTWINPRIRALFCQLHGMGHAHSVEVRHEGRLVGGLYGVVIGQAFFGESMFSRMRDASKVALVHLVARLRLGGFTLLDTQFGTTHLAGFGGVEIPADDYMRLLGRAVAGQAAWVGNDEGTRLHAALLALRGGVEGAGG
- a CDS encoding DUF4412 domain-containing protein, translating into MRLPGRVALVAAALSATGLCAARAQDGASVHPPLTPTRDVQVDYNVQPDGVPEPKPIRTWFAYNGGLMRIDSPQGMGETILNRMSRQVTIIINPQKVYSQLDARYGIRNPFLLDLSMTFARKGTSSVAGVACTQWDVTTDQGNATACVTDDGVVLQEIGVDGDGLKGRLEATKVVYGPIPDSMFQPPEGYRKVEPPPPPGTPAAKDNKGG
- a CDS encoding DUF4412 domain-containing protein, which gives rise to MTRITPALGRACLLACLLAAGAGSARAADEASSPYVTPQADVDVTYTIYPPHDTSQTMSQRMRWSASRMMQRVDPANATTYMITDYRAGTLTVVNADQKIKTIIPAPGAANVQMGQRAQGSWLRTGVSKVAGLPCALWQTQDTDQRSSEICYTDDGVMLEVIRDGKVMVEATSVNHATQDASVFETPPGLKELRAAHP
- a CDS encoding peroxiredoxin → MSKASIPFPEPGSAVPDFDMPASGGRTVSLKDEKGHPFVLYFYPKANTSGCTKEACEFEAALADLQKDGVSVIGVSRDGMAAIEKFAADHALTFPLASDTDGSVTEAYGVWVEKSMYGRKYMGIERATFLVDATGHLVHAWRKVKVTNHVAAVRKAITALTLQAGAKGQ
- a CDS encoding bifunctional [glutamine synthetase] adenylyltransferase/[glutamine synthetase]-adenylyl-L-tyrosine phosphorylase, producing the protein MDQPTPPLPAPHASWQGCTWPRPADPRAARILRENLSDACARAGLPDLAATPGIMPMLDALGGNSPYLSDLALRDTEAFATLVHEGAETCVRRILTALDTVPPATPRAEIMAELREAKRQAALAIALADIGGAWSLEQVTLALSELAENALNTALRHLLLHAHETGRLRLRYPETPCRGSGFVVLAMGKLGARELNYSSDIDLIILYDPDRHPGNGELRHTFVRMTSDLVTLMEARDANGYVFRMDLRLRPDPSATPAAVSFPAAIQYYESMGRTWERAAMTKARPVAGDITAGRRFLKTIHPFIWRRHLDFAVIDDLHDMKARIDRHRNAGHANLDSLRAEDISNPDTALRWLLGQNVKLGQGGIREVEFVAQALQLVWGGRRPELRDPTTLGALRRLRRAGLLAREQSAILARNYRILRQAEHRLQMRLDHQTHSLPDTEDGFARFATFMNMGPPDELPSSLLAVMQRSRRIFDQQFAESGREDITIAPEDADAADRLRAHGFPAADINDALAILNRWEGNRLRALRSDRARKLLRRLLPGLLAEMGRRQQPLAVLRRFDALLERQWAGVQFLSLLERNPALIHRIVTVLDCAPFLADHLAETPSALDGLLDMDGGPGAVSTVTALARRQVAAAQSAEQVLPVLRGLVCGEEFRLSVARLEHRMSEDRAARARTAMAETVMRGLLRLVSAEHRQRHGIVPGGAVAVVALGKVGSREMMPGSDLDLMVVFDHPEEAGESVVSASDGPRARPLSAGTYYVRLAHAFVAALTAPGREGPLYEVDMRLRPSGSKGPVAVSLSAFRRYHAESAWTWERMALTRARVVAGPPGLAGPLNAAIATALDHAPDTAQARARVLHDVRHMRERLARERPASSPWDIKRRRGGLMDVEFVAQGLQLVARSPACRSQSTRTALLRLARLGEISMADARLLRRADLFWRALQGLIRIICGHDVPDTIAPASLEILTGEVGAADAAGLLRRMDRMANDVTGVFDRLIPLTDAPDGAHDGHDGGFPAA
- a CDS encoding AsmA-like C-terminal region-containing protein, producing the protein MTQAGQASPPPGGTPQRPSRVRRAVLAAGRVVVWLVLLCITLPAVLLLVLTLRLSAGPLEVTPVVRLFMPLPVAHGRRHADIIGSLSAAHVRLGWNAMHEGLRAPFVIWVEDVRIARRDGAVADTLRRGRITLDSPALAHGVVRILELSVSHGRLQLARSREGKIGLDLGPDTPYPPHEKEEPSPLDMSALRRAMVSDTHVQFTDRMTGRNWRLGEADARLKVVNDTGQKGVEGDIRLGLEGNGERLVLHGQGIHAGPRHVDWTLVLDPISPAAFAPGQKQVAPLDLPVGGRLQVAFRDGGQDQGFLMPRDFTLHLDAGNGQVTTRKAGQFLVGEGVADLVGSLGPGPANAPFDGPLKVALRNLELHLRAPGHADDDGSGPTLNATAALSAASLMKPANVQLDVGAHARALEFETLGAFWPPAAMKGARRWVTENIPHGHVRQLQVNMGLTSHKGWGGLDLASLGGTIDADAMELHWLSPIPPLHDMDAHLTFDGPDEIMIHFGHAYQLVDLAGRHVDATGTGRIEVGPGSMRITGLNEKVQVGDINVTLLGNARDVLALLAEPRLNVLSRHPMSFTHPSGRANVSLHIALPLDAHVRLDQIDLRSHTDLAQVHLGNVVVGRPLDNGILGIDATTNGLLLQGTGVLAGIPSSVIYTMDFRSGPMVHAVESASLQGHVTPEGVKRAGFEMGEHFSGSALLDVDYDRYVGGKAQVNIDLDLDRAALAIPIWSKKVGQEANASVELDLDHGQIAGIENMRAVGPDLLIDGHAETAGGVTRRLVLRGFRIGRSMGNASVLLPQRENDPIGVNVAARVLDLSPLVSFQTAPDSTAATKVAAHQGDSGGYHMPEMATGRVNGPPGRRWDLNVDARTLYYGPTDTLTNVHSHLETNGVRLTRGVLTVEGPVPAQAHLTQQGNVRLLDVHVASLGDLLHNMKVTDEMQGGVTDITGQFDDSSATAPFSGTVHMGPFKLRNVPAVVRLANNASIYGWLRAPHAPGMQIEQLNAPVKMDEGDIHISDGLVSNASLGATVSGEVNLEKKTLNLDGTIIPAFAVNAAPGHLPGLLGWLFSPEKNGGVLSATYQVTGPMGNPAVHVNPYAMLLPGFLRNLMHVH